A DNA window from Eretmochelys imbricata isolate rEreImb1 chromosome 3, rEreImb1.hap1, whole genome shotgun sequence contains the following coding sequences:
- the CYRIA gene encoding CYFIP-related Rac1 interactor A isoform X1 — protein MGNLLKVLTREIENYPHFFLDFENAQPTDGEREVWNQINAVLQDSESLLADLQAYKGAGQEIRDAIQNPNDIQLQEKAWNSVCPLVLRLKQFYEFSLRLEKTLQSLLESLTCPPYTPTQHLEREQALAKEFAEILHFTLRFDELKMRNPAIQNDFSYYRRTINRNRINNMHIDIENEVNNEMANRMSLFYAEATPMLKTLSNATTHFVSENKTLPIENTTDCLSTMASVCKVMLETPEYRSRFTSEKTLMFCMRVMVGVIILYDHVHPVGAFSKTSKIDMKGYIKVLKEQPPDTVEGLLNALRFTTKHLNDESTSKQIRALLQ, from the exons atgcaCAGCCTACAGATGGAGAAAGGGAGGTATGGAATCAGATCAATGCAGTTTTACAGGATTCTGAAAGCTTGCTTGCAGACCTTCAGGCTTACAAAGGAGCTGGACAAGAAATAAGAGAT GCAATACAAAACCCAAATGATATCCAACTTCAAGAAAAAGCTTGGAATTCAGTGTGTCCTCTGGTTCTGAGGTTGAAGCAGTTTTATGAGTTTTCACTCAGACTAG AGAAAACACTACAGAGCTTATTAGAATCATTGACCTGTCCACCCTATACtccaactcaacacctggaacgAGAACAGGCTCTAGCCAAGGAGTTTGCAGAAATCTTACATTTTACTCTCCGCTTTGATGAACTtaag ATGAGAAACCCAGCCATTCAAAATGACTTCAGTTACTACAGACGGACAATAAATCGCAACAGAATAAACAATATGCAT ATAGACATTGAGAATGAAGTAAATAATGAAATGGCCAACAGAATGTCTCTATTTTATGCAGAAGCCACACCAATGCTCAAAACACTCAGCAATGCCACAACACACTTTGTATCAGAA AACAAAACCTTACCGATTGAGAATACAACAGACTGTTTAAGTACTATGGCCAGTGTATGTAAAGTAATGTTGGAAACACC AGAATACAGAAGTCGGTTCACCAGTGAAAAGACTCTTATGTTCTGCATGAGAGTAATGGTGGGCGTTATTATTCTCTATGATCACGTTCATCCCGTGGGAGCTTTTTCTAAGACATCAAAGATTGAC ATGAAGGGGTACATAAAAGTTTTAAAGGAACAGCCTCCTGATACCGTGGAAGGCCTTCTGAATGCTCTCAG ATTCACTACAAAACACCTGAATGATGAGTCTACTTCCAAGCAAATTCGAGCTTTGCTTCAGTAG
- the CYRIA gene encoding CYFIP-related Rac1 interactor A isoform X2, producing the protein MGNLLKVLTREIENYPHFFLDFENAQPTDGEREVWNQINAVLQDSESLLADLQAYKGAGQEIRDAIQNPNDIQLQEKAWNSVCPLVLRLKQFYEFSLRLEKTLQSLLESLTCPPYTPTQHLEREQALAKEFAEILHFTLRFDELKMRNPAIQNDFSYYRRTINRNRINNMHIDIENEVNNEMANRMSLFYAEATPMLKTLSNATTHFVSENKTLPIENTTDCLSTMASVCKVMLETPSRFTSEKTLMFCMRVMVGVIILYDHVHPVGAFSKTSKIDMKGYIKVLKEQPPDTVEGLLNALRFTTKHLNDESTSKQIRALLQ; encoded by the exons atgcaCAGCCTACAGATGGAGAAAGGGAGGTATGGAATCAGATCAATGCAGTTTTACAGGATTCTGAAAGCTTGCTTGCAGACCTTCAGGCTTACAAAGGAGCTGGACAAGAAATAAGAGAT GCAATACAAAACCCAAATGATATCCAACTTCAAGAAAAAGCTTGGAATTCAGTGTGTCCTCTGGTTCTGAGGTTGAAGCAGTTTTATGAGTTTTCACTCAGACTAG AGAAAACACTACAGAGCTTATTAGAATCATTGACCTGTCCACCCTATACtccaactcaacacctggaacgAGAACAGGCTCTAGCCAAGGAGTTTGCAGAAATCTTACATTTTACTCTCCGCTTTGATGAACTtaag ATGAGAAACCCAGCCATTCAAAATGACTTCAGTTACTACAGACGGACAATAAATCGCAACAGAATAAACAATATGCAT ATAGACATTGAGAATGAAGTAAATAATGAAATGGCCAACAGAATGTCTCTATTTTATGCAGAAGCCACACCAATGCTCAAAACACTCAGCAATGCCACAACACACTTTGTATCAGAA AACAAAACCTTACCGATTGAGAATACAACAGACTGTTTAAGTACTATGGCCAGTGTATGTAAAGTAATGTTGGAAACACC AAGTCGGTTCACCAGTGAAAAGACTCTTATGTTCTGCATGAGAGTAATGGTGGGCGTTATTATTCTCTATGATCACGTTCATCCCGTGGGAGCTTTTTCTAAGACATCAAAGATTGAC ATGAAGGGGTACATAAAAGTTTTAAAGGAACAGCCTCCTGATACCGTGGAAGGCCTTCTGAATGCTCTCAG ATTCACTACAAAACACCTGAATGATGAGTCTACTTCCAAGCAAATTCGAGCTTTGCTTCAGTAG
- the CYRIA gene encoding CYFIP-related Rac1 interactor A isoform X4, protein MYDNIAMTFLLKKHQAIQNPNDIQLQEKAWNSVCPLVLRLKQFYEFSLRLEKTLQSLLESLTCPPYTPTQHLEREQALAKEFAEILHFTLRFDELKMRNPAIQNDFSYYRRTINRNRINNMHIDIENEVNNEMANRMSLFYAEATPMLKTLSNATTHFVSENKTLPIENTTDCLSTMASVCKVMLETPEYRSRFTSEKTLMFCMRVMVGVIILYDHVHPVGAFSKTSKIDMKGYIKVLKEQPPDTVEGLLNALRFTTKHLNDESTSKQIRALLQ, encoded by the exons ATGTATGATAATATAGCAATGACATTTCTCTTGAAGAAACATCAA GCAATACAAAACCCAAATGATATCCAACTTCAAGAAAAAGCTTGGAATTCAGTGTGTCCTCTGGTTCTGAGGTTGAAGCAGTTTTATGAGTTTTCACTCAGACTAG AGAAAACACTACAGAGCTTATTAGAATCATTGACCTGTCCACCCTATACtccaactcaacacctggaacgAGAACAGGCTCTAGCCAAGGAGTTTGCAGAAATCTTACATTTTACTCTCCGCTTTGATGAACTtaag ATGAGAAACCCAGCCATTCAAAATGACTTCAGTTACTACAGACGGACAATAAATCGCAACAGAATAAACAATATGCAT ATAGACATTGAGAATGAAGTAAATAATGAAATGGCCAACAGAATGTCTCTATTTTATGCAGAAGCCACACCAATGCTCAAAACACTCAGCAATGCCACAACACACTTTGTATCAGAA AACAAAACCTTACCGATTGAGAATACAACAGACTGTTTAAGTACTATGGCCAGTGTATGTAAAGTAATGTTGGAAACACC AGAATACAGAAGTCGGTTCACCAGTGAAAAGACTCTTATGTTCTGCATGAGAGTAATGGTGGGCGTTATTATTCTCTATGATCACGTTCATCCCGTGGGAGCTTTTTCTAAGACATCAAAGATTGAC ATGAAGGGGTACATAAAAGTTTTAAAGGAACAGCCTCCTGATACCGTGGAAGGCCTTCTGAATGCTCTCAG ATTCACTACAAAACACCTGAATGATGAGTCTACTTCCAAGCAAATTCGAGCTTTGCTTCAGTAG
- the CYRIA gene encoding CYFIP-related Rac1 interactor A isoform X3: protein MYMAEGHCWHMMAYITLVDVQAIQNPNDIQLQEKAWNSVCPLVLRLKQFYEFSLRLEKTLQSLLESLTCPPYTPTQHLEREQALAKEFAEILHFTLRFDELKMRNPAIQNDFSYYRRTINRNRINNMHIDIENEVNNEMANRMSLFYAEATPMLKTLSNATTHFVSENKTLPIENTTDCLSTMASVCKVMLETPEYRSRFTSEKTLMFCMRVMVGVIILYDHVHPVGAFSKTSKIDMKGYIKVLKEQPPDTVEGLLNALRFTTKHLNDESTSKQIRALLQ from the exons atgtacatggcagaggggcattgctggcacatgatggcatatatcacattggtagatgtgcag GCAATACAAAACCCAAATGATATCCAACTTCAAGAAAAAGCTTGGAATTCAGTGTGTCCTCTGGTTCTGAGGTTGAAGCAGTTTTATGAGTTTTCACTCAGACTAG AGAAAACACTACAGAGCTTATTAGAATCATTGACCTGTCCACCCTATACtccaactcaacacctggaacgAGAACAGGCTCTAGCCAAGGAGTTTGCAGAAATCTTACATTTTACTCTCCGCTTTGATGAACTtaag ATGAGAAACCCAGCCATTCAAAATGACTTCAGTTACTACAGACGGACAATAAATCGCAACAGAATAAACAATATGCAT ATAGACATTGAGAATGAAGTAAATAATGAAATGGCCAACAGAATGTCTCTATTTTATGCAGAAGCCACACCAATGCTCAAAACACTCAGCAATGCCACAACACACTTTGTATCAGAA AACAAAACCTTACCGATTGAGAATACAACAGACTGTTTAAGTACTATGGCCAGTGTATGTAAAGTAATGTTGGAAACACC AGAATACAGAAGTCGGTTCACCAGTGAAAAGACTCTTATGTTCTGCATGAGAGTAATGGTGGGCGTTATTATTCTCTATGATCACGTTCATCCCGTGGGAGCTTTTTCTAAGACATCAAAGATTGAC ATGAAGGGGTACATAAAAGTTTTAAAGGAACAGCCTCCTGATACCGTGGAAGGCCTTCTGAATGCTCTCAG ATTCACTACAAAACACCTGAATGATGAGTCTACTTCCAAGCAAATTCGAGCTTTGCTTCAGTAG